The following are encoded together in the Candidatus Omnitrophota bacterium genome:
- a CDS encoding vitamin B12-dependent ribonucleotide reductase gives MGLRISENAKKVLEKRYLKKDENGKVIETPEEMFHRVARAIAGVDKQYGSSDKQISQTEEAFYQMMANLEFMPNSPTLMNAGRPLGQLSACFVLPIADSMESIFETLKATAIIHKSGGGTGFSFSRLREKNSLVQATGGIASGPISFMKVFDGATQAVKQGGTRRGANMGILRVDHPDILEFITCKQQDQEIANFNISVAITDKFWEALQKGEDYELISPNTQQAVRKINSQKVFDLIVENAHRNGEPGLIFIDKLNQYNPTPQLGLFEATNPCGEQPLLPYESCNLGSINLLEMTKKDDTGSLSVDWDRLQAVVRKAVHFLDNVIDGNKHPIKEIEQNTKLTRKIGLGVMGWASLLARLGIAYNSEQALELADRMMSFILTEAKMKSLEIAKTKGVFPAFDRSIYAKGGDKMRFRNATLTTIAPTGTISIIGGPCSSGIEPIFAICYYRNVMDKTKLVETDPVFEQIAKERGFYSSELMQKIAEQGSIEHIEEIPEDVKKAFVTAHDIAPEWHIRMQAAFQKFTDNAVSKTINFPHTATPEDVRKAYLLSYELNCKGITVYRDGSRQEQVLNVSKKEADGAQKSETKVESAVDPNAGRIEPRRRPEVITGTTSKVLTGCGNLYVTINYDGDNKPFELFTQMGKAGGCASSQLEAIARLASLALRSGIDFKAVIDQLRGIRCPVPSWDKGARIFSCADAISRVLEKRLSEKAPAFQPQEVLTAAQTATQVATLATSQLKPSETMNSRLNMVGVCPDCGSPLHHEEGCLKCYGCGFSRC, from the coding sequence ATGGGGCTAAGGATTTCAGAGAACGCGAAAAAAGTTTTGGAAAAAAGATATTTAAAAAAAGATGAAAACGGAAAGGTGATCGAAACGCCCGAAGAAATGTTTCACCGTGTCGCGCGCGCCATTGCCGGTGTTGACAAGCAATACGGCAGTAGTGATAAGCAGATTTCGCAAACCGAAGAAGCTTTCTATCAAATGATGGCTAATTTGGAGTTCATGCCAAATTCTCCTACTCTTATGAATGCCGGCCGCCCTTTAGGGCAATTAAGCGCTTGTTTTGTCCTCCCCATTGCTGATTCCATGGAATCCATTTTTGAAACATTAAAAGCAACAGCCATTATTCATAAATCCGGCGGCGGAACGGGATTTTCATTTTCGCGTTTGCGCGAAAAAAATAGTTTAGTACAAGCCACCGGCGGCATTGCTTCCGGCCCGATCTCTTTTATGAAAGTTTTTGACGGCGCCACCCAAGCCGTTAAACAAGGCGGAACCCGGCGCGGGGCCAATATGGGAATTTTGCGCGTTGATCATCCGGATATTTTAGAATTCATCACCTGTAAACAGCAAGACCAGGAAATTGCCAATTTCAATATCTCTGTTGCCATTACCGATAAGTTTTGGGAAGCTCTTCAAAAGGGCGAAGACTACGAACTTATTTCTCCGAATACACAGCAAGCTGTCCGGAAAATCAATAGCCAAAAAGTTTTTGATCTGATCGTTGAAAACGCTCATCGTAACGGTGAACCGGGGCTTATTTTCATTGATAAGCTCAATCAATATAATCCCACGCCGCAGCTAGGGCTTTTTGAAGCGACTAATCCTTGCGGCGAACAGCCCCTTTTGCCTTATGAAAGCTGTAATTTAGGCTCCATCAATCTTTTAGAAATGACAAAAAAAGATGATACCGGAAGCCTTAGCGTTGATTGGGATCGATTGCAGGCGGTGGTGCGTAAAGCTGTTCACTTCTTAGACAATGTTATTGACGGCAATAAGCATCCTATTAAAGAGATCGAGCAAAATACGAAATTGACCCGTAAGATAGGCTTAGGTGTTATGGGCTGGGCTTCGCTTTTGGCGCGTTTAGGCATTGCTTATAATTCTGAACAAGCGCTGGAATTAGCCGACCGTATGATGTCTTTTATTTTGACGGAAGCGAAGATGAAATCCCTGGAAATTGCCAAGACCAAAGGGGTTTTTCCGGCATTCGATAGAAGCATTTACGCCAAAGGCGGGGATAAAATGCGTTTTCGTAATGCGACGCTCACCACCATTGCGCCGACAGGAACGATCAGTATTATCGGCGGGCCTTGTTCTTCGGGGATCGAACCTATTTTTGCCATTTGTTATTATCGTAATGTTATGGATAAAACAAAGCTGGTGGAAACTGATCCGGTTTTTGAGCAGATCGCTAAAGAAAGAGGATTTTACAGCTCGGAATTAATGCAAAAAATCGCCGAGCAAGGCTCTATCGAGCATATTGAAGAAATTCCGGAAGATGTAAAAAAAGCTTTTGTTACTGCGCATGATATTGCCCCCGAATGGCACATCCGTATGCAGGCGGCTTTTCAGAAGTTTACCGATAATGCGGTTTCAAAAACCATCAATTTCCCACATACGGCAACTCCCGAAGATGTTCGTAAAGCTTATCTTTTATCCTATGAATTGAATTGTAAGGGAATTACCGTTTATCGTGATGGAAGCCGTCAGGAACAAGTATTGAATGTCAGTAAAAAAGAAGCAGACGGTGCGCAAAAATCTGAAACAAAAGTAGAGTCGGCTGTTGATCCCAATGCCGGAAGAATTGAGCCGCGCCGAAGGCCGGAAGTGATCACCGGAACGACTTCTAAAGTTTTAACCGGATGCGGGAATCTTTACGTCACCATTAATTATGACGGTGATAATAAACCGTTTGAACTTTTTACCCAAATGGGAAAAGCAGGAGGCTGTGCATCAAGCCAGCTGGAGGCGATCGCGCGCTTAGCTTCTTTGGCGCTTCGTTCCGGAATTGATTTTAAAGCGGTCATTGATCAATTGCGCGGTATTAGATGCCCCGTTCCGTCTTGGGATAAGGGGGCGAGGATATTTTCCTGCGCCGATGCCATTTCTCGGGTTTTAGAAAAAAGACTATCGGAAAAAGCGCCCGCTTTTCAACCGCAAGAAGTTTTAACAGCGGCTCAGACAGCAACTCAGGTAGCGACATTAGCGACAAGTCAATTAAAGCCATCGGAAACGATGAACAGCCGCCTTAACATGGTTGGGGTTTGCCCCGACTGTGGTAGTCCTTTACATCATGAAGAAGGATGTTTAAAGTGTTATGGCTGTGGTTTCTCGAGATGCTAA
- a CDS encoding TolC family protein, with amino-acid sequence MLKKCQSSFLENGSMVLGAKRQQRCLLAPIFISFLLLSASAFAQEDASKILKLSLSETANKVVQHLPQLKIQEYAVLAAQASKKEAYSSYLPSVGLGFSATRGNDPVYVFSSLLKQRSFSQENFAVPSLNKPDPFSNYQSALELSLPIFSAFQTEGRVRSADFAVKASQSLRENSEQEAMLTAIIAYTRVLSLEKMIAVAQDIVTISEQAVKEAENLQSKGMVLGCDYLTARATIAQMKRFLETTKFKLAAAYSSLSILMGLSQEEKIALIHTIPPEQFPEIDIVEFQKDLLTLRKDAQAAKYNVDLSQSELAREKNNRLPNISAFARAESNTNQWDDSAENYTAGLQLRMNIFEPSLSPRIDRLQAEVKRSKSFYLQVEESLKDSLQQTLSEYQSQNEILKLTKQSLMDARQAGMSIGDLYRVGKRSIADFLKAQTYQLELENTYWDIRFGAYINFAKLFFLSGKLNSENMQILETMLAQDNVSLVEQTP; translated from the coding sequence ATGCTAAAAAAATGTCAAAGTAGCTTTCTTGAAAATGGGAGTATGGTTTTAGGCGCCAAGAGACAACAGCGTTGTCTCTTGGCGCCTATTTTTATTTCCTTTCTTTTATTATCGGCAAGTGCTTTTGCCCAAGAGGACGCTTCAAAGATACTTAAACTTAGTCTTAGCGAAACTGCCAACAAAGTCGTCCAGCATCTTCCGCAGCTAAAAATCCAAGAATACGCTGTTTTAGCGGCTCAGGCTTCTAAAAAAGAAGCATATTCTTCTTATCTGCCTTCTGTTGGTTTGGGATTTTCTGCCACGCGTGGCAATGATCCTGTTTATGTTTTTAGCTCGCTATTAAAGCAGCGGTCTTTTAGCCAGGAAAATTTTGCCGTTCCTTCTCTTAATAAACCGGACCCTTTCTCTAATTATCAGTCAGCTCTTGAACTTTCTTTGCCGATCTTCTCGGCGTTTCAAACCGAAGGCCGTGTTCGCAGCGCGGATTTTGCTGTTAAAGCGTCTCAATCTTTAAGAGAAAACAGCGAACAAGAAGCGATGCTGACCGCCATCATTGCGTATACACGCGTTTTATCTTTGGAAAAAATGATTGCGGTGGCGCAAGATATCGTTACGATCAGCGAACAAGCTGTTAAAGAAGCGGAAAATCTGCAAAGCAAAGGCATGGTTTTAGGTTGCGACTATTTAACAGCCCGGGCTACGATCGCGCAAATGAAACGGTTTTTAGAGACGACTAAATTTAAACTTGCGGCAGCATATAGTTCTTTGAGCATTCTCATGGGATTGTCGCAAGAAGAGAAGATCGCTTTAATTCATACTATCCCTCCCGAGCAATTTCCTGAGATTGATATTGTCGAATTTCAAAAAGACTTATTAACTTTACGCAAAGACGCTCAGGCGGCAAAATATAACGTTGATTTAAGCCAATCTGAGCTTGCGCGCGAGAAAAATAACAGGCTTCCTAATATTTCTGCTTTTGCGCGCGCAGAAAGCAATACCAATCAATGGGATGACAGCGCGGAAAATTATACGGCGGGATTACAATTAAGAATGAATATCTTTGAACCGTCTTTATCGCCGCGCATCGATCGTCTCCAAGCGGAAGTAAAACGTTCAAAATCATTTTATTTGCAGGTGGAGGAATCTTTAAAGGATTCCTTACAGCAAACCCTATCCGAATATCAATCTCAAAACGAGATCTTAAAACTCACCAAACAATCATTAATGGATGCCCGCCAAGCAGGGATGTCTATTGGCGATTTGTACCGCGTCGGAAAACGAAGTATCGCTGATTTCCTAAAGGCCCAGACCTATCAATTAGAATTAGAAAATACCTATTGGGATATCCGTTTTGGAGCCTATATTAATTTTGCGAAGCTATTTTTTCTTTCCGGAAAACTGAATAGTGAAAATATGCAAATCCTAGAAACAATGTTAGCGCAAGATAATGTTTCGCTTGTGGAACAAACGCCATGA
- a CDS encoding efflux RND transporter permease subunit has product MKLAGSIAKTFIDSKLTLLLIISILLLGAFAIMQLPREEEPQISVPFMDIFISFPGASAKEVETLVIEPFERKLWEIPQVEYLYSTAQPNFALLVVRFEVGADEEQSLVKLYTKVFANLDLLPSGAGQPIIKPRTIYDVPVLALTFSSKDQDIKTLRKTAALVRQEISSIQNVSETTLIGGHQRTFHVLFDEQKLEDHSLTPLTLAHIVRQANQKLPAGTTTQSEMLTAVESSGFLETAEDLKKIVVGIWAGNPLYLSDVAQVLDGVDDRESDVSISFSKNGLAETSPAVTLSISKRKATNAITVVDQVLKKIKALQKTIIPQDIEITVTRNYGKTAEEKSNELLWHMFLATVSVTLLISFALGRKEAVVVFIAIPVTLALTLLIYYLFGYTLNRITLFALIFSIGILVDDAIVVVENIHRHYVLSGHKNLMQSAIEAVDEVGNPTILATFAVIAAILPMAFVRGLMGPYMRPIPVGASMAMLFSLGVAFIVSPWIFYHLLKKYPAAHKGAEEKVSKLDLLYRKSMTVLLENAKVRSLFFAMIAFLILGSMSLVYFKAVVVKMLPFDNKNEIQIILNMPEGTAFEKTRQVIYKMKDALIGIEEVVDIQTYSGTAAPFNFNGLVRHYYLRNMPWQADLQINLKDKHDRKRQSHAIAKEIRPVVERIAREHGARVQVAEVPPGPPVLATLVAEVYAPNLEKQTELAGKVFDVFKNSDGVADVDTYVQHEYEKKFLKINNEKATLNGISSRDITQTLLLALEGQNIDIAHAKDEPETVAIRLRLPPEKRSDLASLKNIVLLNRLDHPVTINELVQEEDIKQERAIYHKNLKPVTYVTGDLTGRLESPVYAMLAMEKRLKEISQDTENLQIYWNHQPELLDKPAIKWDGEWQITFEVFRDLGIAFAMVLILIYVLVVGWFRSFTVPLVIMAPIPLTLVGILPGHLLFGAFFTATSMIGFIAGAGIVVRNSIILVDFTELRLKQGMPLKEAVIDAGATRFRPMLLTAAAVMVGSAVILFDPIFQGLAISLMTGEIASTILSRTSVPILYYLLKKHEHRV; this is encoded by the coding sequence ATGAAACTCGCCGGATCTATCGCAAAAACATTCATTGATTCTAAGCTGACACTGCTTTTGATCATCAGCATTCTTCTTTTGGGCGCGTTTGCCATTATGCAGCTTCCGCGTGAAGAAGAGCCGCAAATATCCGTTCCTTTTATGGATATCTTCATTTCGTTTCCCGGAGCTTCGGCTAAAGAAGTGGAAACGCTTGTTATTGAGCCTTTCGAAAGAAAGCTTTGGGAAATTCCCCAGGTAGAATACCTTTATTCTACCGCTCAACCTAATTTTGCTTTGCTTGTCGTGCGCTTTGAAGTCGGCGCGGATGAAGAGCAAAGCTTAGTAAAGCTTTATACAAAGGTGTTTGCGAATTTAGATTTGCTTCCCTCCGGCGCCGGACAACCCATTATTAAACCACGAACGATTTACGATGTCCCCGTTTTGGCGCTGACGTTTTCATCGAAGGATCAGGATATTAAAACGCTGCGTAAAACGGCGGCCTTAGTCCGCCAAGAGATTAGCTCGATACAAAATGTTTCGGAAACAACTTTGATCGGGGGCCATCAGAGAACTTTTCATGTTCTTTTTGATGAACAGAAGCTAGAAGATCATTCTTTAACACCGCTAACGCTTGCCCATATTGTGCGGCAGGCCAATCAAAAGTTACCCGCCGGAACAACAACACAAAGCGAAATGCTCACCGCGGTTGAGTCCAGCGGATTTTTAGAAACAGCCGAAGATCTAAAGAAAATCGTTGTCGGTATTTGGGCGGGGAACCCTTTGTATCTTTCGGATGTTGCGCAAGTTTTAGACGGAGTGGATGACCGGGAATCTGACGTATCTATCAGTTTTTCAAAAAACGGTTTGGCCGAAACATCGCCGGCAGTTACCTTAAGTATTTCTAAGCGAAAGGCAACCAATGCTATCACGGTTGTGGACCAGGTTTTAAAGAAGATAAAAGCGCTTCAAAAAACAATTATTCCTCAAGACATCGAAATTACCGTAACGCGTAATTACGGAAAAACAGCAGAAGAAAAATCAAATGAATTGTTGTGGCATATGTTCTTGGCGACCGTTTCTGTCACTCTTCTTATTTCTTTTGCGCTGGGGCGAAAAGAAGCGGTGGTTGTTTTTATCGCTATCCCCGTAACGCTGGCGCTGACACTTTTGATCTATTATCTTTTTGGGTATACCCTAAATCGCATTACACTTTTTGCTTTGATCTTTTCGATCGGTATTCTCGTCGATGATGCCATCGTGGTGGTGGAAAATATTCATCGCCATTATGTTTTATCGGGGCATAAAAATCTTATGCAAAGCGCCATTGAAGCGGTGGATGAGGTTGGAAATCCGACCATCTTGGCGACATTTGCCGTGATCGCGGCGATCTTGCCGATGGCCTTTGTTAGGGGATTGATGGGGCCGTATATGCGCCCTATTCCGGTGGGCGCTTCGATGGCGATGTTATTTTCTTTGGGTGTTGCGTTCATTGTTTCGCCGTGGATCTTTTATCATCTGCTCAAGAAATATCCCGCGGCACATAAAGGAGCTGAAGAAAAAGTATCAAAGCTCGATCTTTTGTATCGTAAAAGCATGACAGTTCTATTAGAGAATGCGAAAGTAAGATCTCTATTCTTTGCGATGATCGCTTTTCTCATCCTTGGCAGTATGTCGCTTGTTTATTTTAAGGCGGTCGTTGTTAAAATGCTGCCGTTTGACAATAAAAATGAAATTCAGATTATTTTGAATATGCCCGAAGGAACGGCTTTTGAAAAGACAAGGCAAGTGATCTATAAAATGAAAGATGCTTTGATAGGAATTGAGGAAGTTGTTGATATACAAACATATTCCGGAACTGCCGCGCCGTTTAATTTTAACGGGCTTGTCCGTCATTATTATTTACGCAATATGCCGTGGCAAGCGGATCTGCAGATCAACTTAAAAGATAAACATGATCGCAAACGCCAAAGTCACGCGATCGCCAAAGAGATCCGTCCTGTTGTCGAAAGAATTGCCAGGGAACACGGCGCTAGAGTCCAAGTGGCGGAAGTGCCTCCGGGCCCGCCGGTTTTAGCAACTCTTGTGGCGGAAGTTTACGCGCCCAATTTAGAGAAGCAAACCGAGCTTGCCGGCAAGGTATTTGACGTTTTTAAAAATTCCGACGGTGTTGCGGATGTCGATACGTATGTCCAACATGAATATGAGAAAAAATTCCTTAAGATCAATAATGAGAAAGCGACTTTAAACGGAATTTCTTCGCGGGACATCACTCAAACACTTCTCTTAGCGTTGGAAGGACAGAATATTGACATTGCCCATGCGAAAGATGAGCCGGAAACCGTTGCCATTCGTCTCAGGCTTCCTCCTGAAAAAAGAAGTGACCTTGCCAGCCTTAAGAATATTGTTTTATTAAACCGTCTTGATCATCCCGTGACGATCAATGAATTAGTTCAAGAGGAAGATATCAAACAAGAACGTGCCATTTATCATAAGAATTTAAAACCTGTTACTTACGTGACCGGGGATTTGACGGGCAGGCTGGAAAGCCCGGTGTATGCGATGCTGGCGATGGAAAAACGCTTAAAAGAAATTTCACAAGACACGGAGAATTTACAAATTTATTGGAATCATCAGCCGGAACTGCTGGATAAACCGGCGATCAAATGGGACGGGGAATGGCAAATTACTTTTGAAGTGTTCCGGGATTTAGGCATTGCCTTTGCCATGGTTTTGATCTTGATCTATGTTTTGGTGGTGGGATGGTTCCGGTCATTTACGGTCCCTCTAGTTATTATGGCGCCGATTCCTCTAACACTCGTCGGAATTTTGCCTGGGCATCTTTTATTCGGCGCTTTCTTTACGGCGACATCCATGATCGGGTTTATTGCCGGGGCGGGGATCGTTGTGCGTAATTCCATTATCCTCGTTGATTTTACGGAATTACGGTTAAAGCAAGGAATGCCGCTCAAAGAAGCCGTGATCGATGCCGGCGCGACACGTTTTCGTCCAATGCTTTTAACCGCCGCCGCTGTTATGGTCGGGTCGGCTGTCATCCTTTTTGATCCTATCTTCCAAGGATTGGCGATTTCGCTTATGACAGGCGAAATTGCCTCCACCATTCTTTCGCGCACCTCAGTTCCTATTTTATATTATCTCTTGAAAAAACACGAACATAGGGTTTAG
- a CDS encoding DUF2892 domain-containing protein, with product MERKLRGIAGIFILISVSLAHYVNPLWLWFTVFIGLNLLQSAFTNWCPMMWILKKCGCESCCDKTK from the coding sequence ATGGAAAGAAAATTGCGCGGTATTGCGGGAATTTTTATACTCATTAGCGTCAGTTTAGCGCATTATGTGAACCCCTTATGGCTTTGGTTTACGGTTTTTATTGGGCTTAATCTTTTGCAATCTGCTTTTACCAATTGGTGTCCGATGATGTGGATCTTAAAGAAATGCGGCTGTGAAAGCTGTTGCGATAAAACAAAATAA
- a CDS encoding response regulator codes for MANKVLVVDDDPVSLELLRARLSANGYTVVSAVDGSEGLQKAKQDKPDLIVTDFMMPQMDGFTFFKELKKDEKMASIPIIVLTARAKIEDSFKVFGVDSFLTKPLNMDLFLSEVAKLTKNSDLLNKLSGAPTGTPEVKKPEAKTEAKPPEPKSKPAEPTKQPEPPKPVKPSVAKPSADVKSNAKNKVLIFGANESIMNKMLQELEGKKCQVTLLKDDKQLVSQAEKLEVNLIFLQVNAVTSIPVDQIVVQLSDLIRKKAKEARAEEKDEDDSIEKICPIILYKVEAETEAGTLSGSDLADMENLVQKCQEQGASKYIGLYSSLSFMSKIKNYLT; via the coding sequence ATGGCTAACAAAGTTTTAGTAGTTGATGATGATCCGGTGTCCTTGGAATTATTGCGGGCACGTTTATCAGCCAACGGATATACGGTTGTTTCTGCGGTGGACGGCAGCGAAGGTTTGCAAAAGGCCAAACAGGATAAGCCGGATCTCATCGTTACTGACTTTATGATGCCGCAAATGGACGGATTTACATTCTTTAAGGAGCTTAAAAAAGATGAGAAAATGGCGTCTATCCCGATCATTGTCCTGACGGCTCGGGCAAAAATAGAAGATTCTTTTAAGGTGTTTGGGGTCGATAGTTTTCTTACTAAGCCGTTAAATATGGATTTATTCTTATCGGAAGTGGCCAAGTTGACAAAGAATTCTGATTTGCTCAATAAGCTGTCTGGCGCGCCTACCGGCACGCCGGAGGTAAAAAAACCCGAAGCAAAAACAGAAGCCAAGCCGCCGGAGCCAAAGTCAAAACCAGCCGAACCCACAAAACAGCCTGAGCCGCCAAAGCCTGTCAAGCCAAGCGTAGCAAAACCATCTGCTGATGTAAAAAGCAATGCCAAGAATAAAGTTCTTATCTTTGGGGCCAATGAAAGCATTATGAATAAAATGCTTCAGGAGCTGGAGGGCAAGAAATGCCAAGTGACTCTTCTCAAAGACGATAAACAATTGGTCTCGCAAGCGGAAAAGCTAGAGGTTAATCTCATTTTTCTGCAGGTGAATGCCGTGACTTCTATTCCGGTCGATCAAATTGTTGTTCAGCTGAGTGATCTTATTCGAAAAAAAGCCAAAGAGGCCCGCGCTGAGGAAAAAGATGAAGATGATTCTATCGAAAAGATATGCCCTATCATCCTCTATAAGGTAGAAGCGGAGACAGAAGCCGGGACCTTGTCCGGTTCAGATCTGGCGGATATGGAAAATTTGGTCCAAAAATGCCAAGAGCAAGGCGCGTCAAAATATATCGGATTGTATTCGTCACTTTCGTTCATGTCTAAAATAAAGAATTATTTAACATAA
- a CDS encoding NAD(P)-dependent alcohol dehydrogenase codes for MSILAYAASGPKETLKVFRFDAPQLGPWDVEVKVTHCGICHSDVHLIDNDWNMNSYPLVPGHEVVGIVKAAGKNVQKLKAGDRVGIGWQSGSCQTCEWCIKGEENLCADNKATCVGHYGGFAETLYTDSRFAFLIPEKLKSENAAPLLCGGATVYSPLARHVRSSMKVGVIGIGGLGHLGLQFARAFGCEVTAFSSDPTKEKEAKDFGAHHFVASNKVDQLKKLSRSLDFILSTVNVDLDWGKFLQVLRPNGKLCMVGVPGNPMEISAFALISGQKSVVGSVIGSRSGIEEMLEFSAHHNIAAKTETMPLSDVNKAVEKVRQNKARYRMVLTV; via the coding sequence TTGTCCATTCTTGCTTATGCCGCTTCCGGCCCCAAGGAAACACTTAAAGTATTTCGATTCGATGCGCCGCAGTTAGGTCCTTGGGATGTCGAGGTCAAGGTTACGCATTGCGGAATTTGTCATAGCGATGTCCATCTCATTGATAATGATTGGAATATGAATTCTTATCCGCTTGTCCCGGGCCATGAGGTTGTCGGCATTGTGAAAGCGGCAGGGAAAAATGTCCAGAAATTAAAAGCAGGTGACCGCGTTGGTATCGGTTGGCAATCAGGAAGCTGTCAGACGTGCGAATGGTGTATAAAAGGCGAAGAAAATCTTTGTGCGGATAATAAGGCAACATGTGTCGGCCATTATGGCGGATTTGCCGAAACCCTTTACACGGACAGCCGCTTCGCTTTTCTTATTCCGGAAAAATTGAAATCGGAAAATGCCGCGCCGCTTTTATGCGGCGGAGCAACCGTTTATTCTCCTCTGGCGCGCCATGTGAGATCGTCAATGAAGGTTGGCGTGATCGGTATCGGCGGTTTAGGGCACTTAGGCTTACAATTTGCGCGCGCTTTCGGCTGTGAAGTAACGGCTTTTTCCAGCGATCCGACAAAAGAAAAAGAAGCTAAAGATTTTGGCGCGCATCATTTTGTGGCCAGCAACAAAGTCGATCAACTCAAAAAATTATCCAGGTCGCTAGATTTTATTCTTTCAACGGTCAATGTTGATCTTGATTGGGGAAAATTCTTGCAAGTCTTGCGCCCCAATGGCAAATTATGCATGGTCGGTGTTCCGGGAAATCCGATGGAAATCTCGGCCTTTGCCTTGATCAGCGGACAAAAAAGCGTTGTGGGAAGTGTTATCGGAAGCCGCAGCGGCATTGAAGAAATGCTTGAATTTTCCGCGCATCACAACATCGCGGCAAAAACAGAAACCATGCCTTTAAGTGATGTGAATAAGGCTGTTGAGAAAGTCCGGCAGAATAAAGCGCGTTACCGGATGGTTCTAACCGTTTAA